The Tindallia californiensis genome window below encodes:
- a CDS encoding 5'-nucleotidase C-terminal domain-containing protein: MKHVFMRRKYLVLFLACLMVFSSFSTLVVFADEQEHTLVVLHTNDIHGRVLEGRFDGMGLDRVGALVNQYRAENENVLLLDAGDAVHGMPVATIERGASIIRIMNEIGYDLLVAGNHEFNYGKERLLELDEMADFPVIAANIMVEETGDYFLPPYMIYEFDGFKVGVFGLATPETLYKSHPAGTEGLLFTDPVEAATEMVAELEDQVDVMIALAHLGIDESSLRNETSIGVAEQVEGIHLIVDGHSHHKLDEGLMVEETLIVMAEEYTKNLGVVEITVTDGEVSSINAMLYEKEEAMEIEPDPDVVAVVNKIIENQQEIMAEVVGKTTVHLDGEREQVRAGETNLGNLITDSMVWATDADFAFTNGGGIRASIAEGDITKEDIITVLPFGNRVVTKKMTGDAILEALEIASSAYPEPAGKFAHVSGMTYTIDPNQPEGQRISDVTIGGESLGMDVEYVMATNDFLAAGGDEMTMFVEAFTITDFVSMDEAFMDYLTERGEVAPEVEGRITTVALEEPFEMEESEADVIEIEEPEMEELIEEEPITEDPMPEMPMMEHEIHVVQEGEVLWRIAEQHRTTWETLAEINELNNPNVIFPGQEILYPAH; this comes from the coding sequence ATGAAGCACGTTTTTATGAGACGAAAGTATCTGGTTTTGTTCCTGGCATGTCTAATGGTTTTCAGCAGTTTTAGCACCTTGGTGGTTTTTGCTGACGAGCAAGAACATACCTTAGTGGTATTGCACACCAATGATATTCATGGTCGGGTGCTGGAAGGTCGATTTGATGGAATGGGGCTGGATCGGGTAGGTGCTTTGGTTAATCAGTACCGGGCAGAAAATGAGAATGTACTGTTGTTGGATGCTGGCGATGCGGTACACGGAATGCCAGTGGCTACCATCGAAAGAGGCGCCAGCATCATACGTATTATGAATGAGATCGGCTATGATCTTTTAGTGGCAGGGAACCATGAGTTTAACTATGGAAAAGAAAGATTGCTAGAACTGGATGAAATGGCAGATTTCCCAGTGATTGCCGCCAATATTATGGTTGAGGAAACGGGGGATTATTTTTTACCGCCTTATATGATTTATGAATTTGATGGCTTTAAGGTTGGCGTTTTTGGTTTAGCAACACCAGAAACCTTATATAAGAGTCATCCGGCCGGAACCGAAGGACTTCTGTTCACAGATCCGGTGGAAGCCGCGACAGAAATGGTAGCCGAGTTGGAAGATCAGGTAGATGTAATGATTGCACTTGCACATCTGGGTATCGATGAAAGCAGCCTTCGAAACGAGACTAGTATAGGGGTTGCTGAGCAGGTGGAAGGCATTCATTTAATCGTAGATGGCCATAGTCATCATAAGTTAGACGAAGGATTAATGGTGGAGGAAACCCTTATTGTGATGGCTGAAGAATATACTAAAAATTTAGGGGTTGTTGAAATTACAGTAACCGATGGCGAGGTATCTTCTATTAACGCCATGTTATACGAAAAAGAAGAGGCTATGGAGATAGAACCAGATCCTGATGTTGTCGCCGTGGTAAACAAAATCATTGAGAATCAGCAGGAAATTATGGCAGAAGTGGTGGGTAAAACTACGGTTCATTTAGATGGAGAGCGGGAGCAGGTTCGTGCAGGAGAAACAAATTTAGGAAATTTGATTACAGATTCCATGGTTTGGGCTACGGATGCTGATTTTGCCTTTACAAACGGGGGTGGAATTCGTGCTTCCATTGCAGAAGGTGACATTACGAAAGAAGATATCATCACCGTACTTCCTTTTGGAAACCGAGTTGTCACAAAGAAAATGACAGGCGATGCGATTTTGGAAGCATTGGAAATAGCTTCTTCAGCCTATCCAGAACCAGCTGGTAAATTTGCCCATGTATCAGGAATGACCTATACAATAGATCCTAATCAACCAGAGGGTCAACGAATCAGCGACGTGACTATTGGGGGAGAATCTCTTGGGATGGATGTAGAATATGTGATGGCTACCAATGATTTTTTAGCTGCCGGTGGAGATGAAATGACTATGTTTGTGGAAGCATTTACCATTACTGATTTTGTTTCCATGGATGAAGCTTTTATGGATTATTTAACCGAAAGAGGAGAAGTAGCGCCGGAAGTTGAAGGTAGGATTACAACCGTAGCATTGGAAGAACCGTTTGAAATGGAAGAATCCGAAGCAGATGTTATTGAAATAGAAGAACCTGAAATGGAAGAGCTCATTGAGGAAGAACCTATCACAGAAGATCCTATGCCAGAAATGCCAATGATGGAACATGAGATCCATGTGGTTCAAGAAGGAGAAGTTTTATGGAGAATTGCGGAACAGCATAGGACTACCTGGGAAACATTAGCCGAAATAAATGAACTTAACAATCCGAACGTGATCTTTCCTGGACAAGAAATCTTGTATCCAGCTCATTAA
- a CDS encoding AbgT family transporter — MMEKSSETKRKLTEKFIKSIEKAGNKLPHPLTLFTYLAIGVLIMSFFLSKADMTVSYTMASRDATELAEETTVAVVNLLSRPELQKITSEFVTTYIRFFPIGLVIVMMLGVAVAEQSGLIEALMKKLVLGAPDFMVTFIIAIVGICANVASDAGIVFAPAIGGSVFYALGRHPIAGILAGYVAAYGGFSANALVAGTDAMLAGITQSTATSFGIDAPIHPLMNWFVMAASTLMLALVVTIITEKVITPILGTFDPADPNLKIVDKNEFAVKDNEIKGLKAAGIATAIFFAVLLMLTVPQNGFFRSDAGDLLPRSPLVDSILFLVFAFFMVVGVIYGKVAGTIKSDKDIAKFMQSGLTGVAGFLVVCLPASMFVTWFARSNISTVLAVKGAEALQSMNISGIPLILSFAFLCAVLNLFITSGASKWMLLAPIFVPMFAMMNVSPATTQMAYRIGDSITNIISPLSAYLPVVLGMMEKYRNKGQEMGIGTVISLTLPYSIVLLVCWMIFFGIWLALGLPMGPGAPTYLM, encoded by the coding sequence ATGATGGAAAAATCGAGTGAGACTAAAAGAAAGCTTACAGAAAAATTCATTAAAAGCATTGAGAAAGCTGGTAATAAATTACCACACCCTTTAACACTGTTTACCTACTTAGCCATAGGCGTACTGATCATGTCTTTTTTTCTCTCCAAAGCAGATATGACCGTAAGCTACACCATGGCGTCCAGAGATGCAACTGAATTAGCAGAAGAAACAACAGTGGCAGTCGTAAATCTGCTCTCTAGACCAGAGCTCCAAAAAATAACAAGTGAATTTGTTACTACCTATATCCGCTTTTTTCCAATCGGATTAGTCATTGTAATGATGCTGGGGGTTGCAGTGGCAGAGCAATCTGGTTTAATTGAGGCCTTGATGAAAAAATTGGTATTGGGTGCCCCTGATTTTATGGTTACCTTTATTATTGCAATTGTAGGTATTTGCGCAAATGTGGCTTCAGATGCTGGCATTGTTTTTGCACCTGCCATAGGTGGGTCGGTTTTTTATGCCTTAGGAAGACATCCTATAGCTGGTATCTTAGCAGGTTATGTAGCCGCCTATGGAGGTTTTTCAGCAAATGCACTAGTGGCTGGTACAGATGCTATGCTTGCAGGTATTACTCAGTCAACGGCTACTTCTTTTGGTATTGATGCACCAATTCATCCATTGATGAACTGGTTTGTCATGGCTGCTTCTACATTGATGCTGGCACTAGTCGTCACTATTATAACAGAAAAGGTCATTACACCGATTTTAGGCACCTTTGATCCAGCGGATCCGAATTTGAAAATTGTAGATAAGAACGAATTCGCAGTAAAGGATAATGAAATAAAAGGTTTGAAAGCTGCCGGCATTGCAACGGCTATTTTCTTTGCTGTTCTTCTAATGCTCACAGTACCACAAAACGGATTCTTTAGAAGTGATGCTGGAGATTTACTGCCCAGATCTCCTTTAGTAGATAGTATCCTATTCTTAGTGTTTGCTTTCTTTATGGTAGTGGGTGTGATTTATGGAAAAGTAGCAGGAACAATTAAGTCTGATAAAGATATTGCTAAATTTATGCAAAGTGGATTAACAGGAGTTGCTGGATTTTTGGTAGTCTGTTTACCTGCATCTATGTTTGTAACATGGTTTGCAAGAAGTAATATTTCTACAGTATTAGCGGTTAAAGGTGCAGAGGCTTTGCAAAGCATGAATATATCAGGGATTCCCCTTATTTTGTCCTTTGCATTTTTATGTGCGGTATTAAATCTTTTTATTACGAGTGGTGCTTCGAAATGGATGCTCTTAGCTCCTATTTTTGTTCCCATGTTTGCAATGATGAATGTATCTCCTGCAACTACACAGATGGCTTACCGAATTGGAGATTCCATCACCAATATTATCTCACCGCTATCAGCCTACTTACCAGTCGTATTGGGAATGATGGAAAAATATAGAAATAAAGGGCAGGAAATGGGGATTGGTACGGTGATATCGTTGACCTTGCCATATTCCATAGTATTGTTGGTATGTTGGATGATATTTTTCGGTATTTGGCTAGCCTTAGGATTACCAATGGGACCGGGAGCACCAACCTACCTTATGTAA
- a CDS encoding glycine/sarcosine/betaine reductase component B subunit, translating to MKLTLEKIIVEDLVFGDHTRMNGTTLMVNKEEITKKIKEDKRIVSVTMDIVKPGESARLFSVRDVIEPRVKVEGAGEVFPGLVGSREPVGEGITKILKGSAVVITEKTVEAKAGIIDMSGPGAAYTPFSKTNNLVLDCDPSSGLESHQYEEALRLAGLKIAQYIGEKCQEVTGQEKVLYETLPMEEQKHMYPELPKVGYVYMLQSQGLQQDTYVYGRNAKQLMPTYIFPTEAMDGAIVSSNIMIPCDKNTTYHHLNNPMIEDLYERHGKDLNFCGVIITNMNVTLKDKVIASDCVAKLAEECGFDGVIISKEEYGNTDADLMMNCRKIEEKGIKTVLVTDEYAGRDGSSQSLADADPKADAVVSTGNANEAILLPPMEKVIGSIPSADRGVSGTEGEDPCKDSIQVELNAIMGATNELGFNKMSAIGC from the coding sequence ATGAAACTGACCTTGGAAAAAATAATCGTAGAAGATTTGGTTTTTGGTGACCATACTAGGATGAATGGTACCACTTTAATGGTGAATAAAGAAGAAATTACCAAAAAAATCAAGGAAGATAAGCGAATTGTCAGCGTCACCATGGATATTGTAAAGCCGGGAGAATCTGCCCGTTTATTTTCTGTGCGAGATGTTATTGAACCTAGAGTAAAAGTGGAAGGTGCTGGAGAAGTGTTTCCAGGCTTAGTGGGTAGCCGTGAACCAGTAGGCGAAGGCATTACCAAAATATTGAAAGGATCTGCCGTAGTGATTACTGAGAAAACGGTGGAAGCGAAGGCAGGCATTATTGATATGTCCGGTCCGGGAGCGGCGTATACCCCATTCTCCAAAACCAATAACCTTGTATTGGACTGTGATCCGAGTTCAGGTTTGGAAAGTCACCAATATGAAGAAGCTTTACGACTGGCTGGGCTGAAAATTGCACAGTATATCGGTGAAAAATGCCAGGAAGTAACAGGGCAGGAGAAAGTCCTTTATGAAACCCTACCCATGGAGGAACAGAAGCATATGTATCCAGAACTGCCCAAAGTGGGGTATGTGTATATGCTTCAAAGCCAAGGGCTTCAGCAAGATACCTATGTCTATGGTAGGAACGCCAAACAATTAATGCCCACCTATATATTTCCAACAGAAGCCATGGACGGAGCCATTGTCAGTAGCAATATCATGATTCCTTGTGACAAAAACACCACCTATCATCATCTGAATAACCCGATGATAGAAGATTTATATGAACGTCACGGAAAAGACCTTAACTTTTGCGGGGTGATTATCACCAATATGAACGTTACCTTGAAAGACAAAGTGATCGCCTCTGATTGCGTAGCGAAATTGGCGGAGGAATGTGGGTTTGACGGTGTTATTATTTCAAAAGAAGAGTACGGGAATACGGACGCTGATTTGATGATGAATTGCAGGAAAATAGAGGAGAAAGGAATCAAAACAGTGCTTGTAACAGATGAGTATGCAGGCAGAGATGGATCTTCTCAATCCCTGGCAGATGCAGACCCGAAAGCGGATGCTGTCGTGTCTACTGGCAACGCCAACGAAGCAATCTTGCTTCCCCCTATGGAGAAAGTGATTGGGAGCATCCCATCGGCGGATCGGGGAGTCAGTGGGACTGAAGGTGAAGATCCCTGCAAAGATAGCATTCAAGTAGAACTAAACGCCATTATGGGGGCTACTAATGAACTGGGTTTCAATAAAATGAGTGCCATTGGATGCTAA
- a CDS encoding MurR/RpiR family transcriptional regulator, whose protein sequence is MKKIDVLKKIEEQYDEFTESQKILGKYILDNYREAAFLSAQELGDTLGFSDATVIRFSKVLGFNGYTEFKDSIRENIKRQLSPDTKLLKSMKNFKHKDDAITNICKADLKNLEEYLLNIKSERMDQAVDQIYKAETIYFLGLGTSVIVIDFLAYHMRRMGFRVNVIHHGGLMLFDHLTSISEKDLLIVATFPRYSKDSMNAVLYAKKKGATVVVITDSELSEVANKGDIVLTTKTNNTSFFNSYIVPMELCNLLLISILERNKDKIYSSLKENINSMEDFDLFI, encoded by the coding sequence ATGAAAAAAATAGATGTCTTAAAAAAAATAGAAGAACAGTATGATGAGTTCACAGAAAGCCAAAAAATACTAGGCAAGTATATTTTAGACAATTATCGAGAAGCAGCTTTTTTATCGGCACAAGAGCTTGGTGATACATTAGGCTTCAGCGACGCAACGGTTATTAGATTTTCTAAAGTCTTAGGGTTTAATGGTTATACTGAGTTTAAGGACTCTATTAGAGAAAATATCAAAAGACAACTTTCACCAGATACAAAGCTATTGAAAAGCATGAAGAATTTTAAACACAAGGACGATGCCATTACGAATATATGTAAAGCGGATTTAAAGAATTTGGAAGAATATTTATTAAATATTAAAAGTGAGAGAATGGACCAAGCAGTTGATCAGATCTATAAAGCAGAAACAATTTATTTCTTAGGGTTGGGAACGAGTGTTATTGTGATAGATTTTTTAGCGTATCATATGAGACGGATGGGCTTTAGAGTAAATGTGATCCACCACGGTGGATTAATGCTGTTTGATCATTTAACGAGCATTAGCGAAAAAGATCTATTAATAGTTGCTACTTTCCCAAGGTATTCAAAAGATTCTATGAATGCTGTTCTTTATGCCAAGAAAAAGGGAGCTACGGTTGTTGTGATTACCGACAGTGAGTTGTCTGAAGTAGCGAATAAAGGCGATATTGTTTTAACGACAAAAACCAATAACACCAGCTTTTTTAATTCTTATATTGTTCCAATGGAATTGTGTAATCTACTATTGATAAGCATTCTAGAAAGAAATAAAGATAAAATTTACAGTAGTTTAAAAGAAAATATCAATAGCATGGAAGACTTTGATTTGTTTATCTAG
- a CDS encoding amidohydrolase family protein: protein MKKVLIRGGYLIDPGNKKEGNYDLLVEGDRISKIEKEITVNKEIEVIEADGKFVVPGFVDLQVNPGNTIEYISDILPFCGITTPLIMPCNTYDGIPIIDHYGGLKKMLSICEGLRVNIATAISIEPPDTGGHETYVKLAVPYEKLSSRIEEFIDLGITSVGEVVLPLGGIAHITSDSSEEFLDRLLEETTKYDMPVLVHTGLGLAGIQKSVEITKGRTMHLCHVGSTCSQDSIHKALTLLEDNPHITTDTHLSEVAGSTSRNSKLVMDYFKRGEVVKIDPQDFKVSVPKDINTAKPPFYYNKTNLLENNIICALSERVEAIETDELGDGIRARIMLKNFFRLVNSVALEHAKIKVLGKLIQKLTVNPARILKINRGTLGEGDFADVVILDLVGEKVDTVLVNGETVVFNGQATEKKPGRRILYKG from the coding sequence ATGAAAAAAGTGTTGATCAGAGGTGGATATTTGATTGATCCAGGAAATAAGAAAGAAGGAAACTATGATCTTCTCGTTGAAGGCGATAGGATATCAAAAATTGAAAAAGAAATAACCGTCAATAAGGAGATTGAAGTGATTGAAGCAGATGGGAAATTTGTTGTTCCTGGCTTTGTAGATCTTCAAGTAAACCCAGGAAATACCATTGAGTATATTTCAGATATTTTACCATTTTGTGGCATTACAACACCTTTAATAATGCCCTGCAACACCTATGATGGAATACCTATTATCGATCATTATGGTGGATTGAAAAAAATGCTATCCATTTGTGAGGGCCTTCGAGTAAATATTGCCACAGCCATCTCCATAGAACCACCTGATACTGGTGGGCATGAAACCTATGTTAAGCTGGCGGTGCCCTATGAGAAATTAAGCAGCAGAATCGAAGAATTTATCGATTTAGGGATTACTTCTGTGGGAGAAGTGGTGTTACCACTTGGGGGGATTGCCCATATTACCAGCGACAGCAGTGAGGAGTTTTTAGATCGGTTATTAGAGGAAACAACTAAATATGATATGCCAGTATTGGTTCATACAGGATTAGGACTGGCAGGGATTCAAAAATCTGTAGAGATTACGAAAGGAAGAACTATGCATCTTTGTCATGTTGGAAGTACATGTTCTCAGGATAGTATTCACAAGGCACTAACATTGCTAGAAGATAATCCGCATATTACAACGGACACCCACTTGTCAGAAGTGGCGGGTAGCACTAGTAGAAATAGTAAGTTGGTGATGGACTATTTTAAAAGAGGAGAAGTAGTAAAAATAGACCCGCAAGATTTTAAGGTGTCCGTTCCTAAGGATATAAACACGGCGAAGCCACCCTTTTACTATAATAAGACTAACCTACTAGAAAACAATATTATATGCGCTTTGTCTGAAAGAGTAGAGGCTATCGAAACAGATGAGCTAGGAGATGGAATTAGAGCTAGAATCATGTTAAAAAATTTTTTCAGACTTGTTAACTCAGTGGCATTAGAACACGCAAAAATTAAAGTTTTAGGAAAATTAATCCAAAAACTAACGGTTAATCCTGCTAGAATATTAAAAATCAATAGAGGTACCTTAGGGGAAGGTGATTTTGCCGATGTGGTCATTCTGGATTTAGTAGGAGAAAAAGTTGATACAGTGCTTGTGAATGGTGAAACGGTTGTTTTCAATGGTCAGGCAACAGAGAAGAAACCTGGAAGA
- a CDS encoding glycerol dehydrogenase has product MANVIGSPERYVQGREVLKDLCKHVQSMGNAPFILVSQSGKGRVEAPISEGAKELGTKLVYEIFGGESSRNEINRLQKAYEASGCDVVVGIGGGKIHDTAKALAYYAKAPVVIVPTIAGTDAPCSALSVLYTDDGVFEDYLFLPRNPNMVLVDTEIISKAPARLLVAGMGDALATYFEARACQQSDSNNFIGGKYTVTSMALAKLCYDTLISDGVKALTAVHAGVCTKALENIIEANTYLSGIGFESCGIAAAHAIHNGFTAIEETHDCYHGEKVAFGTLTQLVLENASKEELEEVLHFCLDVGLPTTLKDLGIHQINKKELMQVAEIACGPNDTMGNMPFTVTPQMLYDAILATDALGKRYQAKASS; this is encoded by the coding sequence ATGGCAAATGTTATCGGAAGTCCTGAACGTTATGTACAAGGAAGAGAAGTTCTTAAGGATCTTTGTAAGCACGTCCAAAGCATGGGAAATGCCCCGTTTATCTTAGTAAGTCAATCTGGAAAAGGTCGTGTGGAAGCACCTATTTCAGAAGGTGCCAAAGAATTAGGCACAAAGCTGGTATATGAGATTTTTGGCGGAGAGTCTTCCCGCAATGAAATTAATCGATTACAAAAAGCATATGAAGCCTCCGGCTGTGATGTGGTAGTTGGCATTGGTGGCGGAAAGATCCATGATACGGCCAAAGCCTTGGCCTATTATGCAAAAGCACCTGTTGTTATTGTGCCAACCATCGCCGGAACCGATGCTCCTTGCAGTGCTTTATCCGTTCTCTACACGGATGATGGCGTTTTTGAAGACTATCTATTCTTGCCTCGAAATCCAAACATGGTTTTAGTGGATACGGAAATTATCAGTAAAGCTCCTGCCCGATTGCTGGTGGCCGGCATGGGAGATGCCCTTGCAACCTATTTTGAAGCTCGGGCGTGCCAGCAGTCAGACAGCAATAACTTTATTGGCGGAAAATATACGGTAACCTCCATGGCACTTGCTAAATTATGCTATGACACACTTATTTCAGATGGTGTAAAAGCCTTAACGGCTGTCCATGCCGGGGTTTGCACAAAAGCTCTGGAAAATATTATTGAAGCCAATACCTACCTCTCTGGCATTGGTTTTGAAAGTTGTGGTATTGCCGCTGCTCATGCCATCCACAATGGATTCACAGCCATTGAAGAGACACATGACTGCTACCATGGTGAAAAAGTGGCTTTTGGAACACTCACACAATTAGTGCTCGAAAATGCCTCTAAGGAGGAATTGGAAGAAGTCCTTCATTTTTGTCTGGATGTTGGTTTACCCACCACCCTTAAAGACCTTGGCATTCATCAAATAAACAAAAAGGAACTGATGCAGGTAGCTGAAATTGCTTGTGGCCCCAATGATACCATGGGTAATATGCCTTTTACCGTTACCCCGCAAATGCTTTACGATGCGATTCTGGCCACCGATGCCCTGGGGAAACGTTATCAAGCAAAAGCTTCCTCCTAA